Proteins encoded in a region of the Neodiprion lecontei isolate iyNeoLeco1 chromosome 5, iyNeoLeco1.1, whole genome shotgun sequence genome:
- the LOC107217617 gene encoding general transcription factor 3C polypeptide 1 isoform X1 gives MVSYSSINIVDVIIDEIALEGLDGITLEALWQRLSLRLHDPPPLSKPFMEQVWSICIEVDGIDYYKLEAPRNKLIIFDRYEHIDPDLGTILEPDEVPEDIYPHCPIDDVNAGIKGSCSTYNSRKQISEYVRALTVHQAAEEFGESLVLVASQDIREHALTGNGVCPTLELTVMQYCFLERVGRSRYQGEVTQGKISLASLKEDPKSLFYHRKILLDHKLITKQIHHQKTGGHSCNGSLLHLPRFYVERKPKIIYLAEKVIEILKSKENCVAEYDEIKKELQIENSIKKLFRTNFFLKVVKTDLRVPYRTVYPKAEKKEWQQKNNPTKEKTVRVVQLQDPEMDVSELWGKDEIIDDEETYELDISELKLNVPLLKQANRIVELSGPEGISQCQLAKCLGQTKLQARTMLRNLVKLKIVATYMNDVGRQRVTKFVSKRFEKTSQMSRQFEHEMDKIKKLTRSIDTNNQSHNDSVIPKTIVEPKKIVKTESKCFTMEDPAEVELNNGVSSNDNVKVEEKPTGKNNSDIDDSSVTKSDTREEYQMRIKFRIVNLLLLKYGLTKVRKKYKRTYINIAEQDLFSRYPKSVLSQTVSVKKDQKSIERMKHRIEEQSKNELNSAVIDQTEVNVLCDSIEVKLVEQRPQHRLGRPTSQIIGFMEELDLNEKKNISSITYRLLRRANMIIEAVKEHKVIDDLTKLIKMINEEEDREGYDVKIDKKSIVRLLQKLVKDNVVKNIKLTLSNKNREKNITFICDPSIGIDHSIIQSAVEQAKIKFCLIGSQKVRAIMQKQAKEEDESTKLSVEDIQGLEAFNPSKNTKFAPVNLKYDFKAGKRYGYSPKFVRMKELHLFLFYSIYDHPGDTTVPKEIQVANLRNSGYQIDAKLEQEMSTIYNTEVGWKMFIPPLTRHAGWPLGWTIMCDVLLRIPLSIFVKVHNVPYFIPELETYLNHPIRKHFLVKNLPSQIRNILLMARKYIYNIHESVTRLCYIGLLQFGHQKLKEKDQVFIYLNRRSEITDTTSSAVGYHKVEEKEYPKTSYVFDSLQVVEKYWYDMWNTCINTCLGGRATVEGKDILLEDLNKKVDMIKTAKARNPDEAVGLDIGVVPGDRKGAAGVDSAFFAHLKRNWNWGAWYSNQQYCRGEERKKNEQQRTARLSKIKAKPLKFTEFSGLKKVTGPATQHANEIRKKIHQRQKISDERRSKKQKYQLLVSQHVTRQKSFVRTVLPRKRSVRPRVRYDEVDFCALQQMDKLRVDWSPHEDNILLMCKVAMKYLCPNPRKQMINFTAVRDILRTYSTQSHNKTSRACQRRLVYMFRKPETVNSVALGIEEIKQNFYINKRFGGIVEKLKTKCEDSYEYEEQVVKVFKELVKYIDKRYYNLSDMESRGLVPMPKTIQEFNLVYKIKQPTHQSSLHGFTKDVRYKNEIYLATINSVIHSSMCCGKDKTSWAYELFKVYQQYPETLLRSAMTKIRSDQMVSMKKSYMCAFKKHGNYMPMSSSQYQLSTGYTYKFRTKWPYELFHEARHTIEKFLRWQHENQLENLGYAVPDDVDGIEVGPVTGGLVVGVHDYLTRGQLDFDIEIPDQIIMLDPRLKENDETYIRVLRRYQDILTSLDQLNLKKKQMVKTNLIDPEVEEEDELERREFEDKIVKEKREKEDRDRWNYWKSRNDEISKRLEETEIKAQREKEDKERNLRREAFDRKMKERKNKYAQVLQLGEENVSEAIVSEFRNPVDENAETDTDPDENDVVDDDEDSHIIRFQDGTTITLSKEDIESASWNSDEEDTACFAEKTVQSLSIEQQSPPLKRNRDSTNEEYPDKKRFKSDEDGVSEYKQCHIPDSGVESPAVSLFISKQTDVPLQSNATVSLTKRRIDEIDEKNRLVVQSPKRARIEESSNKVSEHGNEGQNIESQSEIRYSADISGRKSVVDTLSAQSSIGTRVNDLIKKMYCQLGVDWGDIKIEDMNDMQKRCTRIALLLMREENDLAVTDIYHAHDYFIVNTFKIFCSLKLRDTKEPRSLEYFYNMELPADILPLKQQLIDELIGDLKRFALFPKDPVPFEDFLNTVGDQLEVTEIDDLRAIYQYLHDKREIGATNKQITSNFKSTSKSRLHRLLSLLTEHRLILRSGVTTTRYIHQKFTDPWMIKSFKILRLDKESLSPVSDRIISITEKENVVSATSDDCLVKSENTFPSVEEIQTTGESLNVADLDKVFLLDKNERLCGQTDGQEDATSGNDQTPDNKDIDETTGNVQTTRRMRKRTALLQPKDIQKAAKKLDFNTVEPIKVVIKPWIRIDGVLNRRVLDRMLGAVLDYCINHPGITLFKVQKRFVPALQPFQVTELVEMLCRLKCVKIRILRKPKVTLFSKPANINLKPSTGLDSEDEMIIEPEIDASLKFGMFLGNKTYNIDFLP, from the exons ATGGTTTCGTATTCGTCAATTAACATCGTTGATGTTATCATTGACGAAATTGCCCTCGAAGGTCTGGATGGTATCACATTGGAAG CTCTATGGCAGCGTCTTTCGTTAAGGCTTCACGATCCACCGCCGTTGTCAAAGCCGTTCATGGAACAGGTCTGGTCAATTTGTATAGAGGTAGATGGGATCGATTATTACAAGTTAGAAGCACCGAGGAACAAACTGATTATATTTGACAGATACGAACACATCGATCCTGATCTCGGCACCATCTTAGAGCCT GATGAAGTTCCTGAAGATATCTATCCCCATTGTCCAATCGACGATGTGAATGCAGGAATCAAAGGATCCTGTTCAACTTACAACAGTCGGAAGCAAATCAGTGAATATGTTAGAGCACTGACTGTTCACCAGGCAGCTGAAGAGTTTGGAGAGAGTTTAGTCCTCGTGGCGTCACAAGATATTCGCGAGCACGCATTGACTGGCAACGGAGTTTGTCCTACTTTGGAATTGACCGTGATGCAGTATTGCTTTTTGGAAAGGGTCGGACGATCTCGTTACCAGGGAGAAGTTACACAGGGTAAAATCAGTCTTGCTTCGCTGAAAGAGGATCCAAAATCGTTGTTCTAtcacagaaaaattttacttgaTCATAAATTGATCACCAAGCAAATACACCACCAAAAAACCGGCGGGCACAGCTGCAACGGCAGCCTGCTTCACCTGCCACGTTTTTACGTCGAAAGAAAGCCGAAGATTATTTATCTGGCAGAGAAAgtgattgaaatattaaaatctaAGGAAAATTGCGTCGCCGAGTATGACGAGATAAAGAAGGAGCTTCAGATCGAAAATTCGATTAAAAAACTATTCagaaccaatttttttctcaaagttgTGAAAACTGATTTG AGGGTGCCGTACAGAACTGTATATCCCAAGGCGGAGAAAAAGGAATGGCAGCAAAAGAACAATCCAACCAAAGAGAAAACAGTGAGAGTTGTACAGCTTCAGGATCCGGAAATGGACGTTTCTGAGCTGTGGGGTAAAGATGAAATTATCGACGACGAAGAAACCTATG AGCTTGATATATCGGAACTGAAGTTAAACGTTCCGTTGTTGAAACAAGCCAATCGGATTGTTGAACTCAGCGGTCCTGAGGGTATTTCACAATGCCAACTAGCCAAGTGCTTGGGACAAACAAAGCTGCAAGCTCGCACGATGCTTAGAAATTTAGTCAAACTGAAGATCGTCGCCACTTATATGAACGACGTAGGCAGACAGCGGGTTACCAAGTTCGTTTCAAAGAGGTTTGAGAAGACCAGCCAGATGAGTAGACAGTTTGAGCACGAGAtggacaaaataaaaaaattgaccagAAGTATCGATACCAATAATCAAAGTCACAATGATTCTGTAATTCCTAAAACGATAGTCGAGCcgaaaaaaatagtgaaaactGAATCAAAGTGCTTTACAATGGAAGACCCGGCAGAAGTGGAATTGAATAACGGAGTTTCCTCCAATGACAATGTAAAAGTTGAGGAGAAGCCTAccggtaaaaataattccgaCATTGATGATTCGTCCGTGACAAAGTCTGATACACGTGAAGAATATcaaatgagaataaaatttagaattgTTAATCTATTGCTGTTGAAATATGGTTTGACAAAGGTGAGGAAGAAGTATAAACGAACGTATATTAATATTGCAGAACAAGATTTGTTTTCACGTTATCCAAAATCAGTCCTTTCTCAAACTGTGTCTGTAAAAAAAGATCAGAAATCGATCGAGAGAATGAAGCATCGAATAGAAGAACAAAGCAAAAATGAGCTGAACTCCGCAGTAATTGACCAAACAGAAGTAAACGTGTTGTGCGATAGCATAGAAGTCAAATTAGTCGAGCAAAGACCACAGCATCGTTTGGGAAGACCAACCAGTCAAATTATTGGATTTATGGAAGAActggatttgaatgaaaagaaaaatatttctagcATCACGTACAGATTGCTTAGAAGAGCTAATATGATCATCGAAGCTGTTAAAGAGCACAAAGTCATTGACGATCTAACAAAATTAATCAAG ATGATaaacgaggaggaggacagAGAGGGATACGACGTaaagattgataaaaaatcgattgtCAGACTGCTGCAAAAGTTGGTCAAAGATAATGTGGTGAAGAATATTAAGCTCACACTAAGCAACAAGAATAGGgagaaaaatataacattCATTTGCGATCCGTCAATTGGTATTGATCACTCGATAATACAATCTGCGGTTGAACAAGCAAAGATCAAATTTTGTCTAATTGGCTCTCAGAAAGTGAGAGCAATTATGCAGAAACAAGCTAAGGAAGAAGATGAAAGCACAAAACTATCGGTGGAAGACATACAGGGATTGGAGGCTTTCAATCCTTCTAAGAATACAAAATTCGCTCCTGTTAATCTGAAATACGACTTT AAAGCCGGTAAACGCTACGGATATAGTCCAAAATTTGTCCGCATGAAGGAACtgcatttatttcttttttactcaatCTACGATCATCCAGGTGACACCACAGTTCCTAAGGAGATTCAAGTGGCTAACCTGCGAAATTCCGGATACCAAATTGATGCCAAACTCGAGCAGGAGATGAGCACAATTTACAATACTGAAGTCGGATGGAAAATGTTCATTCCCCCATTGACTAGGCATGCAG GGTGGCCTCTGGGATGGACGATAATGTGCGACGTCTTGCTTCGCATCCCGTTATCCATCTTCGTGAAAGTCCACAATGTGCCATACTTCATACCTGAACTGGAAACCTACCTGAATCATCCGATCAGAAAGCATTTTCTGGTAAAGAACTTGCCGTCTCAGATACGAAATATCTTGCTGATGGCGcgtaaatacatatacaacATTCATGAATCTGTAACAAGACTCTGCTACATTGGCCTCTTGCAATTTGGACaccaaaaattaaaagaaaaggaCCAGGTCTTTATCTACTTGAATCGTCGTAGTGAAATAACCGATACAACTTCCTCAGCGGTTGGTTATCATAAGGTCGAAGAAAAGGAGTATCCGAAAACGAGCTACGTCTTCGACTCGCTGCAAGTTGTGGAGAAGTATTGGTACGACATGTGGAACACTTGCATAAACACCTGTTTAGGCGGTCGAGCAACAGTCGAGGGTAAAGACATTCTGCTTGAAGATTTGAACAAGAAAGTGGACATGATAAAAACGGCCAAGGCTCGCAATCCGGACGAGGCTGTCGGTTTGGATATCGGAGTTGTTCCCGGGGATCGAAAAGGAGCTGCCGGTGTTGATTCAGCTTTTTTTGCCCATTTGAAACGTAACTGGAACTGGGGTGCCTGGTATTCCAATCAGCAATATTGTAGGGGTgaggaaaggaagaaaaacgagCAGCAGCGAACTGCGCGTTTGTCAAAGATAAAAGCAAAGCCGttaaaattcacagagttctcagGATTGAAAAAGGTCACAGGTCCCGCTACCCAGCACGCTAATGAAATTCGCAAAAAAATACACCAGCGACAGAAAATATCCGATGAACGCAGGTCCAAGAAGCAAAAGTACCAATTACTCGTTTCTCAGCATGTTACGCGGCAGAAATCGTTCGTTCGAACGGTTTTACCTCGCAAACGAAGCGTCAGACCTAGAGTCAGGTATGATGAGGTGGATTTCTGCGCCTTGCAACAGATGGATAAGCTACGAGTTGACTGGAGTCCTCACGAAGATAACATACTTCTGATGTGCAAGGTGGCAATGAAGTATCTTTGTCCGAATCCGCGCAAACAAATGATCAATTTCACGGCTGTGCGCGACATTCTGCGTACTTATTCCACCCAATCTCATAACAAAACCTCACGCGCCTGCCAGCGCAGGCTGGTCTATATGTTCAGGAAACCGGAAACGGTGAATAGCGTAGCACTTGGAATAGAGGAGATAAAGCAGAACTTTTACATCAACAAACGCTTTGGAGGAATCGTCGAGAAACTGAAAACCAAATGTGAGGATTCCTACGAGTATGAGGAACAAGTTGTCAAGGTATTCAAGGAACTCGTCAAGTACATCGACAAGCGATACTACAACCTGAGCGACATGGAGTCCAGGGGGTTGGTTCCAATGCCTAAAACAATCCAGGAATTTAATCTGGTATACAAAATCAAACAGCCCACACATCAATCTAGCCTGCACGGTTTTACCAAAGACGTCAGGTACAAAAACGAGATATACTTGGCGACGATAAATTCAGTCATTCACAGCTCAATGTGCTGTGGCAAGGACAAAACTTCTTGGGCCTATGAGTTGTTTAAAGTTTATCAACAGTATCCAGAGACGTTGCTCCGCTCTGCCATGACTAAGATTAGAAGCGACCAAATggtatcgatgaaaaaaagttacatGTGCGCGTTCAAAAAGCATGGAAACTATATGCCTATGAGCAGCTCTCAGTACCAATTAAGCACTGGTTACACTTACAAATTTCGAACCAAGTGGCCGTATGAATTATTTCACGAGGCTCGTCACACGATAGAAAAGTTTCTACGCTGGCAGCATGAGAATCAGTTGGAAAATCTTGGTTACGCTGTTCCCGATGACGTTGACGGAATTGAAGTTGGACCTGTCACAGGAGGACTAGTTGTTGGTGTCCACGATTACCTGACCAGGGGTCAGCTAGATTTTGACATAGAAATCCCAGATCAAATAATAATGCTTGATCCGAGATTGAAAGAGAATGACGAAACTTATATCAGAGTTTTACGGCGATACCAGGACATTCTGACAAGTTTGGATCAgctgaatttgaaaaagaaacagatggttaaaacaaatttgattgatcctgaggtcgaggaggaggacgaactggAGAGAAGGGAGTTTGAGGATAAAATAGTGAAGGAGAAACGGGAAAAGGAGGATCGCGACAGGTGGAATTATTGGAAGAGTAGAAACGATGAGATAAGCAAGCGCTTGGAGGAGACTGAAATAAAGGCGCAGCGTGAAAAGGAGGACAAGGAAAGAAACTTGAGGAGGGAAGCGTTTGAcagaaaaatgaaggaaaggaaaaacaaatatGCTCAGGTTCTGCAATTGGGCGAGGAAAACGTTTCCGAGGCGATCGTTTCAGAGTTTCGAAATCCTGTTGACGAAAATGCGGAGACTGACACTGATCCGGATGAGAACGACGTGGTAGACGACGATGAGGACAGTCACATCATACGGTTTCAGGATGGCACAACGATCACCCTGAGCAAGGAAGACATCGAATCTGCTTCGTGGAACTCTGACGAGGAAGACACGGCGTGTTTTGctgaaaaaactgttcaatCCTTGTCGATCGAGCAGCAAAGTCCACCCTTAAAACGAAACAGAGATTCTACTAACGAGGAATACCCGgataaaaaaagattcaaatcTGACGAAGATGGGGTTTCGGAATATAAACAATGCCACATACCTGATTCAGGGGTCGAAAGTCCTGCGGTTAGTCTGTTCATATCCAAACAAACTGATGTGCCTCTACAGAGCAACGCGACTGTTTCTCTAACTAAAAGGAGAATAGATGAAATAGACGAAAAAAATAGGCTTGTTGTACAATCACCAAAGCGTGCACGCATTGAGGAATCCTCAAACAAAGTTTCGGAGCACGGGAATGAGGGTCAGAATATTGAATCTCAAAGTGAAATCCGATACAGCGCAGATATTAGTGGGAGAAAAAGCGTCGTCGATACTTTAAGTGCACAGTCGTCGATTGGTACAAGGGTAAATGATTTAATAAAGAAGATGTACTGTCAGCTTGGAGTAGATTGGGGTGATATTAAGATAGAGGATATGAACGACATGCAAAAAAGGTGCACAAGAATAGCGCTTCTATTGATGAGAGAAGAGAATGATCTTGCAGTAACAGACATTTATCATGCTCACGATTACTTCATCGTCaatactttcaaaattttttgctctCTAAAGTTACGTGATACCAAAGAACCGAGGAGCctcgaatatttttacaacatGGAATTACCCGCCGACATTTTACCACTGAAACAGCAACTGATTGACGAGTTGATAGGAGATTTGAAAAGGTTCGCACTGTTTCCTAAAGATCCGGTACCGTTTGAAGATTTTCTGAACACCGTTGGGGACCAATTAGAAGTAACTGAAATTGACGATCTACGTGCAATCTATCAGTATTTGCATGACAAGAGAGAAATTGGAGCCACTAATAAGCAGATTACA TCCAACTTCAAAAGCACATCCAAAAGTCGACTGCATCGTCTGTTATCCCTACTAACGGAGCACCGTTTAATCCTTCGATCTGGTGTCACAACAACGCGTTATATACATCAAAAGTTTACAGACCCATGGATGATAAAATCATTCAAAATACTCCGCCTGGACAAAGAATCTTTGTCACCTGTGTCCGACAGAATTATATCAATTACCGAAAAAGAGAACGTTGTTTCGGCAACCAGCGATGACTGTTTGGTAAAATCAGAGAATACATTTCCTTCTGTAGAAGAAATCCAAACCACTGGTGAATCATTGAATGTTGCGGACTTGGATAAAGTTTTTTTGCTAGATAAAAACGAGCGACTCTGCGGGCAGACAGATGGCCAGGAAGATGCGACAAGTGGCAATGATCAAACACCTGACAATAAGGATATCGATGAAACAACCGGTAACGTACAGACCACGCGCAGAATGAGAAAGAGGACAGCCTTACTTCAACCCAAGGATATTCAAAAAGCGGCAAAGAAACTTGACTTCAA CACAGTGGAGCCGATAAAAGTGGTAATAAAGCCATGGATTCGTATTGATGGAGTTCTTAATCGGCGTGTTTTAGACAGGATGCTGGGTGCGGTTTTAGATTACTGTATCAATCATCCAGGCATTACCTTATTCAAAGTGCAAAAAAGATTTGTTCCAGCCTTACAGCCGTTCCAGGTTACCGAATTAGTCGAG ATGCTCTGTAGACTGAAATGcgtgaaaataagaattctcCGTAAACCAAAGGTCACGTTATTTTCAAAGCCAGCCAATATAAACCTGA AACCATCAACTGGCTTGGATTCAGAGGATGAAATGATTATCGAGCCCGAAATTGATGCAAGTCTAAAATTCGGCATGTTTTTAGGGAATAAAACTTATAATATAGACTTTTTACCGTAA